The following proteins come from a genomic window of Streptomyces liliiviolaceus:
- a CDS encoding amino acid ABC transporter ATP-binding protein, protein MAVDPLIELRHVNKYFGELHVLQDINLTVGKGEVVVVIGPSGSGKSTLCRAINRLEPIGSGEIRLDGQPLAEEGRELARLRAEIGMVFQSFNLFAHKTVLQNVSLAQTKVRGRKKGEADKRSLELLDRVGLASQAPKYPAQLSGGQQQRVAIARALAMDPKALLFDEPTSALDPEMINEVLEVMQQLARDGMTMVVVTHEMGFARSAADRVVFMADGRIVEDRTPEEFFTDPRSDRAKDFLSKILTH, encoded by the coding sequence ATGGCCGTCGATCCGTTGATCGAGCTGCGTCACGTCAACAAGTACTTCGGGGAGCTGCACGTCCTGCAGGACATCAACCTCACCGTGGGCAAGGGGGAGGTGGTCGTGGTCATCGGCCCCTCGGGGTCGGGCAAGTCGACCCTCTGCAGGGCGATCAACCGTCTGGAGCCCATCGGATCGGGTGAGATCAGGCTGGACGGGCAGCCGCTGGCCGAGGAGGGCAGGGAACTCGCGAGACTCCGCGCCGAGATCGGGATGGTCTTCCAGTCCTTCAACCTCTTCGCGCACAAGACGGTCCTGCAGAACGTCTCACTGGCGCAGACGAAGGTACGCGGCCGCAAGAAGGGTGAGGCCGACAAGCGCTCGCTCGAACTCCTCGACCGTGTGGGACTCGCCTCGCAGGCGCCGAAGTACCCGGCACAGCTCTCCGGCGGTCAGCAGCAGCGCGTGGCCATCGCCCGCGCCCTCGCGATGGATCCCAAGGCGCTCCTGTTCGACGAGCCGACCTCGGCGCTCGACCCGGAGATGATCAACGAGGTTCTGGAGGTCATGCAACAGCTCGCGCGCGACGGGATGACGATGGTCGTCGTCACCCACGAGATGGGCTTCGCGCGTTCGGCGGCCGATCGGGTCGTCTTCATGGCCGACGGCCGCATCGTCGAGGACCGCACACCCGAGGAGTTCTTCACCGACCCACGCAGCGACCGTGCCAAGGATTTTCTCTCCAAGATCCTCACACACTGA
- a CDS encoding DUF6278 family protein, protein MNIPFLGNWRKKRGPAHGVAVFSDSESDHEGVAELLSECELLRSQAHQAGIELDDTVASLEALDQLLPRWRDDEESLPWLGNDAGLYLGTVIVRTVPGALWEVWPNGQPVVRLVSGREIDVVVSGREWAASGVPELSQLYAEVAEA, encoded by the coding sequence ATGAACATCCCTTTCCTGGGTAACTGGCGCAAGAAGCGAGGCCCCGCCCACGGGGTCGCGGTCTTCTCCGACAGCGAGAGCGACCACGAGGGGGTGGCCGAACTTCTCTCCGAATGCGAACTGCTCCGCTCCCAGGCCCATCAGGCGGGGATCGAACTGGACGACACCGTCGCCTCGTTGGAGGCGCTCGACCAGCTGCTGCCCCGCTGGCGCGACGACGAGGAGAGCCTGCCCTGGCTCGGCAACGACGCCGGCCTCTACCTCGGCACGGTCATCGTGCGGACGGTGCCCGGCGCGCTCTGGGAGGTGTGGCCCAACGGTCAGCCGGTGGTGCGGCTGGTGTCGGGCCGGGAGATCGACGTGGTCGTATCGGGTCGCGAATGGGCGGCCAGCGGTGTCCCCGAACTCTCGCAGCTGTACGCCGAGGTTGCGGAAGCGTGA
- a CDS encoding SGNH/GDSL hydrolase family protein, with amino-acid sequence MRRRVWSTTVALTLLSVLTAAVPATAAVPAAGAAIATAAPQVGERPLPLERLFDNTAVSDDTRPAGADFDGSGRSLSAQDLTAAGWTPGRTLTVQGARLTWPRRAPDRPDNVRADGQSVRVRGHGDALAFLVAGTGGEEESGTGVVRYLDGTSSSYRLGAADWRGGPLATKAVALPHVNTPDGQLAEKARLYVVTVPLARGRAVDSVELPDNDDLHVFALSVRSDSPGWTGSWAASTSGYPAVGPWTDRTLRLVVHTSAGGPRVRIRLDNTFAAAPVRIGSATVAVQESGASPRGVPVPLSFGGAAGTEIPAGAQAFSDPLGFDVPADGNLLVSFHLPSTVAAAPVHSLAVQQSYVSEPGDHAGDTAPDAYTSTILNWPLLTGVDVGDGPGGGPGSVVVLGDSITDGEKSTRDANRRWPDLLADRLREQDVVPHYGVLNQGISANRVVTDRYVGDGVSTDTGGVSALHRLDRDVLAQTSARTVVVFQGINDVRWGASAEQVVEGLREIAERARGRGLRVLAATIVPCAGEARCTADVDARRSAVNRWIRSGASDAGFDGVLDFDAVLRDPGDPARLLPVYDSGDHLHPGDAGLAALASSVDLGLL; translated from the coding sequence GTGCGCCGACGCGTGTGGAGTACCACCGTTGCGCTGACGCTGCTGTCGGTGCTGACGGCCGCGGTTCCGGCGACGGCCGCGGTCCCGGCGGCAGGCGCGGCCATCGCGACGGCCGCGCCGCAGGTTGGGGAGCGGCCGCTGCCCCTGGAGCGGCTCTTCGACAACACGGCCGTGAGCGACGACACGCGGCCCGCCGGGGCGGACTTCGACGGCTCGGGCCGTTCCCTGTCGGCGCAGGACCTGACCGCCGCCGGCTGGACACCGGGACGCACACTGACGGTCCAGGGCGCCCGGCTGACCTGGCCCCGCCGCGCCCCGGACCGGCCCGACAACGTACGCGCGGACGGCCAGTCCGTACGGGTACGCGGCCACGGTGACGCGCTCGCCTTCCTGGTCGCGGGCACGGGCGGCGAGGAGGAGAGCGGCACGGGCGTGGTGCGCTACCTCGACGGGACCAGCTCCTCGTACCGGCTCGGCGCGGCGGACTGGCGCGGCGGCCCGCTCGCCACCAAGGCCGTGGCCCTCCCCCACGTCAACACCCCGGACGGTCAACTCGCCGAGAAGGCACGGCTGTACGTGGTGACCGTGCCGCTCGCCCGAGGGCGCGCGGTGGACTCCGTGGAGCTGCCGGACAACGACGACCTGCATGTGTTCGCCCTGTCTGTACGCTCCGACAGCCCCGGCTGGACGGGGAGTTGGGCCGCGTCGACGTCCGGCTACCCGGCCGTCGGGCCGTGGACGGACCGGACCCTGCGTCTGGTGGTGCACACCTCGGCGGGCGGGCCACGGGTACGGATCCGGCTCGACAACACCTTCGCCGCCGCGCCCGTACGGATCGGGAGCGCGACGGTCGCCGTGCAGGAGTCCGGGGCGAGCCCGCGCGGCGTACCCGTGCCGCTGTCCTTCGGGGGCGCCGCAGGTACCGAAATCCCCGCGGGGGCGCAGGCGTTCAGCGATCCGCTGGGCTTCGACGTGCCCGCGGACGGCAATCTCCTGGTGAGCTTCCATCTGCCGTCAACGGTGGCGGCGGCGCCCGTGCACAGCCTGGCCGTACAGCAGTCGTACGTCAGCGAGCCCGGCGACCACGCCGGAGACACCGCCCCGGACGCGTACACCTCGACGATCCTCAACTGGCCGCTGCTGACCGGTGTCGACGTGGGGGACGGGCCGGGCGGTGGGCCGGGGTCCGTGGTGGTGCTCGGGGACTCCATCACCGACGGTGAGAAGTCGACGCGGGACGCGAACCGGCGCTGGCCCGATCTGCTGGCCGACCGGCTCCGGGAGCAGGATGTGGTGCCGCACTATGGGGTGCTCAACCAGGGGATCTCGGCGAACCGTGTGGTCACGGACCGGTACGTCGGTGACGGTGTCTCCACCGACACGGGCGGGGTGAGCGCGCTGCACCGCCTCGACCGGGACGTCCTCGCGCAGACGTCGGCGCGTACGGTCGTCGTCTTCCAGGGGATCAACGACGTCCGCTGGGGTGCGAGTGCCGAGCAGGTCGTGGAAGGGCTGCGGGAGATCGCCGAGCGGGCGCGCGGGCGGGGGCTGCGGGTGCTGGCGGCGACGATCGTGCCCTGTGCGGGGGAGGCTCGGTGCACCGCCGATGTCGACGCCCGGCGGAGCGCCGTGAACCGGTGGATCCGGTCCGGGGCGTCCGATGCCGGGTTCGACGGGGTGCTCGACTTCGATGCGGTGTTGCGGGATCCGGGGGATCCTGCGCGGCTTCTTCCTGTCTATGACAGTGGAGACCATCTGCATCCTGGCGATGCGGGGCTTGCTGCGCTGGCTTCGTCCGTGGATCTGGGGTTGTTGTAG
- a CDS encoding exodeoxyribonuclease III, with product MRIATWNVNSITARLPRLLAWLESSGTDVLCIQETKTTAEQFPTEELRELGYESAVNATGRWNGVAVVSRVGLEDIVRGLPGDPGYEGVEEPRAVSATCGPVRVWSVYVPNGREVDHPHYAYKLQWFEALKAAVAGDAAGSRPFAVMGDYNVAPTDDDVFDRTVFEGSTHVTEPERAALTALRGTGLTDVVPRPLKYDHPFTYWDYRQLGFPKNRGMRIDLVYGNTPFTKAVTDSYVDREERKGKGASDHAPVVVDLDV from the coding sequence ATGCGTATCGCCACCTGGAACGTGAACTCGATCACCGCCCGTCTCCCGAGGCTGCTGGCCTGGCTGGAGAGCAGCGGCACGGACGTGCTGTGCATCCAGGAGACGAAGACCACCGCCGAGCAGTTCCCCACCGAGGAGCTGCGCGAGCTGGGCTACGAGTCGGCGGTGAACGCGACCGGGCGGTGGAACGGCGTGGCGGTGGTGTCCCGGGTGGGCCTGGAGGACATCGTGCGGGGCCTGCCCGGCGACCCCGGCTACGAGGGCGTCGAGGAGCCCCGGGCGGTCTCCGCGACCTGCGGTCCGGTCCGCGTCTGGTCGGTCTACGTGCCGAACGGCCGCGAGGTGGACCACCCGCACTACGCGTACAAGCTCCAGTGGTTCGAGGCCCTGAAGGCGGCCGTCGCGGGCGACGCGGCCGGCAGCCGCCCGTTCGCGGTGATGGGCGACTACAACGTGGCTCCGACGGACGACGACGTCTTCGACCGGACCGTCTTCGAGGGCTCCACGCACGTCACGGAGCCCGAGCGCGCCGCGCTCACCGCCCTGCGCGGCACGGGCCTGACGGACGTGGTCCCGCGCCCCTTGAAGTACGACCACCCGTTCACGTACTGGGACTACCGCCAGCTCGGCTTCCCCAAGAACCGCGGCATGCGCATCGACCTGGTCTACGGCAACACCCCCTTCACCAAGGCGGTGACCGACTCGTACGTGGACCGAGAGGAACGCAAGGGCAAGGGCGCCTCGGACCACGCCCCGGTGGTAGTGGACCTGGACGTATAG
- a CDS encoding MBL fold metallo-hydrolase, which produces MKFTKKSHACVRLEKDGRTLVIDPGVFTEEDAAVGADAILVTHEHPDHFSEGHLRAGLEANPQAEIWTLKSVADQLSAAFPGRVHTVGHGDTFTAAGFDVQVHGELHAVIHPDIPRITNVGYLVDGGRVFHPGDALTLPDHPVETLLLPVQAPWSKISEVIDYVREVKPQRAYDIHDALLTDLARPAYDRQIGTLGGSEHLRLAPGETADI; this is translated from the coding sequence ATGAAGTTCACAAAGAAGTCGCATGCCTGCGTCCGCCTGGAGAAGGACGGCCGCACACTCGTCATCGATCCCGGGGTCTTCACCGAGGAGGACGCCGCGGTCGGCGCGGACGCGATCCTCGTCACGCACGAGCACCCCGACCACTTCAGCGAGGGACACCTGCGGGCCGGTCTCGAAGCCAACCCGCAGGCGGAGATCTGGACCCTGAAGTCGGTCGCCGACCAGCTCTCGGCCGCGTTCCCGGGCCGGGTGCACACCGTCGGGCACGGCGACACGTTCACCGCCGCGGGCTTCGACGTACAGGTCCACGGCGAACTGCACGCCGTGATCCACCCGGACATCCCGCGCATCACGAACGTCGGCTACCTCGTCGACGGCGGACGCGTCTTCCACCCGGGCGACGCACTCACCCTCCCCGACCACCCGGTCGAGACGCTGCTCCTGCCCGTCCAGGCCCCCTGGAGCAAGATCTCCGAGGTCATCGACTACGTCAGGGAGGTCAAGCCGCAGCGCGCGTACGACATCCACGACGCCCTGCTGACGGACCTCGCGCGCCCCGCCTACGACCGCCAGATCGGCACTCTGGGCGGCTCCGAGCACCTGCGGCTGGCCCCGGGCGAGACCGCGGACATCTGA